The Bacillales bacterium DNA window TTCTCGCCGACGCTGATGGCAAAGTCGTTCATTTATATGAACGCGATTGCTCGGTGCAGCGACGCCATCAAAAAGTCGTCGAAGTAGCGCCTAGCGTGTCATTGGACGACACGACGAGAGAAGACATATGCCAGGCGGCTGTACAGCTGGCGAAAAGCGTTGATTACTTAAATGCCGGGACGGTGGAGTTCCTCGTCGACCGCGACCAAAATTTTTATTTTATTGAAGTGAATCCGCGCGTCCAAGTCGAACATACGATTACCGAGCTTGTCACCGGCGTCGATATCGTTCAGTCGCAAATTTTCATCGCCGAGGGACATTCGCTTCATAGCGCGAAAATCGGCATTCCGGAACAAAACAAGATTTCATTACATGGATATGCGATTCAGTGCAGGGTAACGACTGAAGATCCGGCAAACAATTTCTTCCCGGACACCGGAAAAATCATGGCTTACCGAACGGGCGGCGGCTTCGGCGTGCGGCTCGATGCCGGGAACGGTTTTCAAGGCGCGGTGATCACGCCGCACTATGATTCCTTGCTCGTGAAACTGTCAACTTGGGCGCTCACGTTTGAAAATGCGGCATCGAAAATGCTGAGGAATTTGAAAGAGTTCCGGATTCGCGGCATCAAGACGAATATCGCCTTTTTGGAGAATGTCGTTCAGCACGATAAATTTCTTTCGGGCGAGTACAGCACGTCGTTTATTGATACGACTCCGGAGCTGTTCATTTTTCCGAAACGGAAAGACCGCGGCACGAAAATGCTGACGTACATCGCTTCGACGACGATCAACGGGTTTCCGGGGTTGGAGAAACAGAAAAAACCGGCCTTCGACACACCGAAAGTACCGAAGGTGAAACATTCGGAGCCGATACAGAACGGAACGAAACAAATTCTCAATGAAAAAGGGGCGGACGGCCTCGCAAAGTGGGTGAAAGATCAGAAGGAAGTGTTATTGACGGACACGACGTTCCGCGATGCCCACCAGTCGCTGCTGGCGACAAGAATGCGGACGAACGATTTGAAAAAAATTGCGGAACCGACAGCTCGGTTGTTGCCGAATTTATTTTCCGTTGAAATGTGGGGCGGTGCAACATTTGACGTGTCCATGCGATTTTTGAATGAAGACCCGTGGAAGCGGCTCATGACCTTGCGGGAAAAAATGCCGAACGTCTTGCTGCAAATGCTTTTGCGGGCATCTAATGCAGTCGGCTATAAAAATTACCCTGACAACGTCATCAAAGAGTTTGTCGATAAATCAGCGAATGCGGGCATTGACGTGTTTCGGATATTCGACAGCTTAAACTGGATTGAAGGCATGACGCTTGCGATCGACGCTGTGCGCGAGTCGGGAAAAATTGCGGAAGCCTCGCTCTGCTATACAGGCGACATTCTCGATCCGAAACGGTCGAAGTACGACTTGGCCTATTATACGAAAATGGCGAAAGAGTTGGAAAACGCCGGCGCGCACATTCTCGGCATTAAAGACATGGCTGGGCTTCTTAAACCGCAGGCGGCCTACGACCTCATCTCTGCGTTGAAAGAGGCTGTGGACATTCCGATCCATCTTCATACGCATGATACGAGCGGCAATGGTCTTTTCATGTATGCGCGGGCAGTAGAAGCCGGTGTCGATATTGTTGATGTTGCCGTAAGCTCCATGGCAGGCATGACGTCGCAGCCGAGCGCGAACTCGCTTTATTATGCGCTCGACCATACGGACC harbors:
- the pyc gene encoding pyruvate carboxylase, with product MKNVRKISKVLVANRGEIAIRIFRACTELNIRTVAVYSKEDEGSYHRYKADEAYLVGEGKGPLEAYLDIEGILEIAKDNGVDAIHPGYGFLSENTRFAKRCEEEGIIFIGPKSEHLVMFGDKVKAKQKAVEAKIPVIPGSDGPVSGLDEVERFADEHGYPLMIKAALGGGGRGMRIVRSQEALADAFDRAKSEAKKAFGEDEVYVEKFIENPKHIEVQILADADGKVVHLYERDCSVQRRHQKVVEVAPSVSLDDTTREDICQAAVQLAKSVDYLNAGTVEFLVDRDQNFYFIEVNPRVQVEHTITELVTGVDIVQSQIFIAEGHSLHSAKIGIPEQNKISLHGYAIQCRVTTEDPANNFFPDTGKIMAYRTGGGFGVRLDAGNGFQGAVITPHYDSLLVKLSTWALTFENAASKMLRNLKEFRIRGIKTNIAFLENVVQHDKFLSGEYSTSFIDTTPELFIFPKRKDRGTKMLTYIASTTINGFPGLEKQKKPAFDTPKVPKVKHSEPIQNGTKQILNEKGADGLAKWVKDQKEVLLTDTTFRDAHQSLLATRMRTNDLKKIAEPTARLLPNLFSVEMWGGATFDVSMRFLNEDPWKRLMTLREKMPNVLLQMLLRASNAVGYKNYPDNVIKEFVDKSANAGIDVFRIFDSLNWIEGMTLAIDAVRESGKIAEASLCYTGDILDPKRSKYDLAYYTKMAKELENAGAHILGIKDMAGLLKPQAAYDLISALKEAVDIPIHLHTHDTSGNGLFMYARAVEAGVDIVDVAVSSMAGMTSQPSANSLYYALDHTDRQPNVNIRSLETLSDYWEDVRKYYSGFESGMVAPNTEVYEHEMPGGQYSNLQQQAKAVGLGERWNEVKKMYRRVNDMFGDIVKVTPSSKVVGDMALYMVQNHLTVDDVYEKGENLDFPDSVVEFFQGYLGQPYQGFPKELQQIILKGREAIDVRPGERLEPVDFEDLKETLYHKLGRPVTSHDLVSYAIYPKVFMDFHEFQERFGDTSVLDTPTFFYGMRLGEEVEVEIEQGKTLIVKLVSIGEAQADGTRVVYFELNGQPREVVVRDESVKTTVNAKQKADRSNPNHIAATMPGTVVKTVVEKGERVKKGDHMIITEAMKMETTVQAPFDGVVKELYVSNGEAIQSGDLLLELE